From one Nocardioides scoriae genomic stretch:
- a CDS encoding zinc-dependent alcohol dehydrogenase family protein translates to MRAVRYTAYAEPPEVVDVPEPTCPPDGVVVRVEATGVCRSDWHAWKGHDPVPLPMVPGHELAGAVSEVGPEVVGWSVGDRVTVPFVVGCGRCGWCRDGESQVCPDQQQPGFTYDGSWAELVVVPRAAANLVRLPDAVDAVTAATLGCRYATAFRALHTHGRVRPDQWVAVHGCGGVGLSAVQIARALGAHVVAVDPGADARALAAELGAHVVVDPSTVRDPAAHVRDVTGGGVHVSLDAVGSPAAASASVAGLRPRGRHVQVGLLLGEAARSAIPMDLVVARELEVLGSHGMPAAGYPAMLDLIALGTLDPRRLVRRVVDLAEGPAELAALDDPSAAVGITVLRP, encoded by the coding sequence ATGAGGGCGGTGCGCTACACGGCGTACGCCGAGCCGCCGGAGGTGGTCGACGTCCCGGAGCCCACCTGCCCGCCCGACGGGGTGGTGGTCCGGGTCGAGGCGACCGGGGTCTGCCGCTCGGACTGGCACGCCTGGAAGGGCCACGACCCCGTGCCGCTGCCGATGGTGCCGGGACACGAGCTGGCCGGCGCGGTCTCGGAGGTCGGGCCCGAGGTGGTCGGCTGGTCGGTCGGCGACCGGGTGACGGTGCCGTTCGTGGTCGGCTGCGGGCGGTGCGGCTGGTGCCGCGACGGGGAGTCCCAGGTCTGCCCCGACCAGCAGCAGCCCGGCTTCACCTACGACGGGTCGTGGGCCGAGCTGGTGGTGGTGCCCCGGGCCGCGGCCAACCTGGTGCGGCTGCCCGACGCGGTCGACGCGGTGACGGCCGCGACCCTGGGCTGCCGCTATGCCACCGCCTTCCGCGCGCTCCACACCCACGGGCGGGTGCGCCCCGACCAGTGGGTCGCCGTGCACGGGTGCGGCGGCGTCGGCCTGTCGGCCGTCCAGATCGCGCGGGCGCTGGGGGCGCACGTCGTGGCCGTGGACCCGGGCGCCGACGCCCGGGCGCTGGCCGCCGAGCTCGGCGCCCACGTGGTGGTGGACCCCTCGACCGTGCGCGACCCGGCGGCCCACGTCCGCGACGTCACGGGCGGCGGCGTCCACGTCTCGCTCGACGCGGTCGGCTCGCCGGCGGCCGCGTCCGCCTCGGTGGCGGGCCTGCGGCCGCGCGGGCGGCACGTGCAGGTGGGGCTGCTGCTCGGCGAGGCGGCCCGCTCGGCGATCCCGATGGACCTCGTCGTGGCCCGCGAGCTCGAGGTGCTGGGCTCCCACGGCATGCCGGCCGCGGGCTACCCGGCGATGCTCGACCTGATCGCGCTCGGCACCCTCGACCCGCGCCGGCTGGTGCGCCGGGTGGTCGACCTGGCCGAGGGCCCGGCGGAGCTCGCCGCCCTCGACGACCCCTCGGCCGCGGTCGGAATCACCGTGCTGCGTCCCTGA
- a CDS encoding thioesterase family protein, which translates to MSEPAFYTRVDEDTYDSTPATASPWDESLQHGGPPAALLATAIEATRPDEPDFPIARITVDMLGGIPQGRMRTEVDVTRPGKRVELVEARLHVDDRVAVSATAWRIRQPPGSTQEHAAAPLDLPPLPDEQPQEFFPGTSPEWGYGRAVDWRFVTGGYAAPGPASLWTRLRIPLVEGEPTSPIARMLVVADSANGLSGELPLAEWLFIPPTLSVTVLRAPQDEWLWFDAHSTIGPHGRGLAQATLADRAGLVAVVAQPLLVAPR; encoded by the coding sequence ATGAGCGAGCCCGCCTTCTACACCCGCGTCGACGAGGACACCTACGACTCGACGCCGGCCACCGCGAGCCCGTGGGACGAGTCGCTGCAGCACGGCGGACCGCCCGCGGCCCTGCTGGCGACCGCGATCGAGGCGACCCGGCCCGACGAGCCGGACTTCCCGATCGCGCGGATCACGGTGGACATGCTCGGGGGCATACCCCAGGGCCGGATGCGCACCGAGGTCGACGTCACCCGGCCCGGCAAGCGCGTCGAGCTGGTCGAGGCGCGGCTCCACGTCGACGACCGGGTCGCGGTCAGCGCCACCGCCTGGCGGATCCGGCAGCCCCCCGGCTCGACCCAGGAGCACGCCGCCGCGCCGCTCGACCTGCCGCCGCTGCCCGACGAGCAGCCGCAGGAGTTCTTCCCCGGCACCTCGCCCGAGTGGGGCTACGGCCGGGCCGTCGACTGGCGCTTCGTCACCGGTGGGTACGCCGCCCCCGGCCCGGCCTCGCTCTGGACCCGGCTGCGGATCCCGCTCGTCGAGGGCGAGCCCACCTCGCCGATCGCCCGGATGCTGGTGGTCGCCGACTCGGCCAACGGCCTCTCGGGCGAGCTGCCGCTGGCCGAGTGGCTGTTCATCCCGCCGACGCTCTCGGTCACGGTGCTCCGCGCGCCGCAGGACGAGTGGCTGTGGTTCGACGCCCACAGCACCATCGGCCCCCACGGCCGCGGCCTGGCCCAGGCCACCCTGGCCGACCGGGCGGGGCTGGTCGCGGTCGTGGCCCAGCCGCTCCTCGTCGCCCCGCGCTGA